taacgaccaataagctctaatcgtttcattaatcatgaactgcaagtatgtagaaagtggtgacttctcagtttggaaaatttccccatggacagaatcagggtgccgtcacatggggcgtaacttgcgtagcgtaatttgcgtattctagtaacttctaaaatacgttacgcATTTTTAAAAGCCTTttttcacatgaagcgtatttcgcggatttttaagaaatgcgtatctaatccaaccaattgctgattaagGTTTCTCTTGTagtctctaacagaaatgctaaacaaatttacgattggtttttgtaatttacgcatctcggaaagtacgcctcatgtgaaactgatactctgcacactagtatgtgtgaatcatctatgtgcgaatctaacctgtgcgggcatacaTTTCTGTTACTTCTAATTTTCCAaactttatgtatttaaaacaaaataaatatatgttaggcatgtaagaaaaagaaagcatttcacatgcaaaaaattcaagcaacacggacatatctattaatgtacaactataaccttaaatttttatatcaacatatcgcaagaaggttggatatgacagaatgttattacagaatagttattataaataataaatttgatataaaactatttcttaatttaccctgatttCATTATCcgtctttcaattttgttctgcttatttaagtaatacatgtgttaccaatacatgtattactacatgtacacagcgtttcttacgcaggaaattggattcgacgtaacgataataacgtaaaaagcgtaaagtaactaaGCGGAAGTtgatgttccagtaaaacgatatcattggtcgaagcaagttacgcttacgcaagttacgccccatgtgacggcaccctcaaattccgtgggtgtacacctaaggattttgattctgtccatggggaaattttccaaactgagaagtcaccactttctacatactcgcagttcatgattaatgaaacgactaaagggcctcgcacatgaaatgcataacataacataagcacaacataagactgaTGGACCAATGAccatccaacataaagtcgccatattaatttacataagattcttaTTGGTTCAAAGCTTTATGCTacgtttatgctctgttatgcattttatgtgcgaggcccttaagggtgccgtcacatggggcgtaacttgcgtaagcgtaacttgcgccgaccaatgatatcgttttactggaacattagcttccgcctagttactttacACTTTTTACGTTgttatcgttacgtcgaatccaatttctTGCGTAAGAAATgctgtgtatacatgtataggtaacacatgtattacttaaataagcagaacaaaattgaaagatagataatgatatcagggtaaattaagaaatagttttatgtcaaatttattatttataatagctattctgtaataacattctgtcatatccaatTTTCTTGCGAtatgttaatacaaaattttaaggttatagttgtacattaatagatacttccgtgttgcttgaatttcttgcatgtaaaatactttcattttcttaaatgcctaacatatatttattttgttttaaatatataaatttttgaaaattacaaggaacaggaatatatgcccgcacaggttagatttgcacatagatgattcacacatactagtgtgcagagtatcagttccacatgagacgtattttccgagacgcgtaaattacaaaaaccaattgtaaatttgtttagcatttctgttagagagtacaagagaaaccctaatcagcaattggttgcattagatacgcatttcttaaaaatccgcgaaatacgcttcatgtgaaagaagaCTTTTAAATGGCGTAACATATTTTAGTAAGTTACTAGAATAggcaaattacgctacgcaagttacgctccatgtgacggcaccctaaagggcctcgcacatgaaatacataacataacataagcacaacataagaccgatagaccaatgagtatccagcataaagtcgccatattgatttacataagattcccattggtccagaggccttatgctacgcctatgctctgttatgcatttcatgtgcgaggcccttaaagcttattggttgttacgttaatcatgaactgtaagtatgtagaaagatagcgacttttcagtttgaaaaatttccccatggacagaatcaaagtcctcgggtgtacacccaaggactttgattctgtccatggggaaatttttcaaactgagaagtcgctatatttctacatacttacagttcatgattaacgtaacgaccaataagctctagtcgtttcattaatcatgaactgcgagtatgtagaaagtggtgacttcttagtagagtcctatataaagagagaagcgacatcgaacccccaccacaacctttagtatccaattgagtcctccaccaccattttgggaccgctctaatgtcatcaaacaccagtcgtatcattctacaaacatctgtggtcacaatatggctgctcgcttagccaatcaagtatcaatcagattaccaatcagagcttcggacatcaatgtcgcttctctctttatataggactctacttcttagtttagaaaatttccccatggacagaatcaaagtccttgggtgtacactcaTTTAGaaagttcaggaacagaaaacaaacggataatcgttgtgcgtgaaaagattcacgtgaaccacagatatctatactagactagatcgctaacctgtgacattagcatatgacagtattgaggcaggaaggatatccggtttcagctatgttacctacaacaaaatggccgctccaatgccgctcttgcttgtcattatggcacgatatcgaaaaaacacacTCGATAATCGCAATTAATATGCTCAACGGTGCTCAGCGCTTAACCGGTTTAGTTGTCAAacctgtcaaacacatacgcactaacctaatctacgcgtagatgccattttcttgttgggtaagatggccgaatccggatatcctgccgaacacagctattcagccgaaggtagcgatctaattgttagatagatatctgtgacgtgaactctctatgagtaaaaaatgaaaaaattaaaagtgaaacgtgaaaagttccacgtgaaattacatgattgaccccctgcaCCAAACTGTACTGGaacgttttttatattatatatatatatatatttcattttaagtgcacactaattcagggagttcaggaacagaaaacaaacggatatgTCCATTTTGATTCTATCTGGTACATTTTTGCCGTTCTATtggtatacaatatttttatgttggCAACTCTGCAGATAACTATGGTAAAATCCATATACGTGTCACTGGTACTGCAAATGCTTGCTATTTGCAGCTATTTGTCACTTTTGTCACGCgagaaattttcaaacatttttctctcgtATATAATATCTTGCATTAAAAGCGATATGACGGCGTTAACAGtgctatataaattttcatccGAATATACGAAAAACACACCCAAGAAACTAAAAATTATCGATGCGTACTTATTGTACGTCTTTCTGACGGGTGTTATTCAATTTGTATATTGCTGTCTTGTCGGCACCTTTCCCTTCAATAGTTTTCTCAGTGGTTTCATATCCTGTGTATCTTGCTTCATTCTAGGAGGTAATTATAATAACTTGttatacatttttctctttattgCCGCAACGGACGAGGCAGTCAAGTTACTCACCGGTACTACGTTAACGTACACGTATTGACAATTGCaacaattatttactaaaattgacTCTCTACTCTTTTTTGCATATTGCATAATTGATATGAGTTTCAGTAGGCCAGTACGTCAATTCGGTACTTTACCATATATataactacatatatatatatatatatatatatatatatatatatatatatatatatatataattatttacacaaaTTATTGTCTCTTCATCCATTTCGTAGATTATcagattattttattcttttttttccagttTGTCTTCGATTGCAAGTTAATCCACAAAATAGAAGTCAATTTCATGGTATAAGCCCAGAAAGAGGATTTGCAGACTTCATTTTTgcacatattattttacatattgttataatgaatttcaTTGGATGAAATATGCAGCtgctatatatataattacaatagaCCAACAGTGTCATTTTCAAGAACAAATGTctgacacatacacacacgcgcgcgcgcgcacacacacacacacacacacatataaatacatataggATCATGTTTTTCTACCATTACTGATTTTCATTTGAATatcttgtaattaattaataaaataatgaaaataattataatcttgttttttcttgtttcccttttttaaatataggaCTAATATTGTcacttaaatgtaattatttcaaattcttAGTTTTGTTTGTCAATGTCACTCTTATAAATTTTgctatatatcttttaatatacatttaaaaataaagatagaaatatttttatctatataaaattatatattatataaacaaaatatacattGATTTGccatattatgtaatattatgtaatatacattAAGACTatgttatttttcaataaattggaaatatatGGGCTAATAAGAATATATCGCTGTTGTTGATGCACaagtttaaacaatttattttcttctcaCAATGTAGAATGTTTCAATTCCACTTCAAATCTTCCTCAgctaccaaaaaaaaaaaaactgttacaCAGTATTTTCGTATGCAAACCACTCTCtggctaatatttttataataatgagcTACTGAAtggtaatattctttaaaaattccaaaaaatttaataagacatctaatataatttaattaatctagtgacttataataaattgttttgtaaattataaattagaaagtGAGCGTTTGTAAAATGATATAGAAACTTTTACATGATTGCGTAAAATAAGCGATATAACTACAACAAtctataatgtattttatttgtcttaCTAATTGTACAATGTCACAAATGTGGAATAGATATTACATTGCTATAATAGAAGAGATGTAGAATACCTCATGCTCATATTTACAAAGATCCTAAGGAAAAGTTTGTCctgttaattataaagttaCAGCTCTGAGAGATTCAGGAAAGCATTATTAGACTATCCTTCAACTCGCCCACACAATATTGTTTCTCAAAAGCAATACGATTTCATAAAGCTCTttcatttatatgaaaatatttatatattttcacgtGCATAATCTTATTTACACATAGAGGCAATTAACAAGAacaataaaaatcttaatttcttATCTTGATTTTAAGATTTAcctataaaacataataatttaaatgttttgaacTATTCAactattattaatactattattaatgACAGCTACAATAGAAATAGTACATTTTGTATATGCTGCACGCGCAGAAAGTTGCCTCAAATAAAAATTGCCCTTATGTTTCAATATCacttattatctatttatatgcAACTTAGAGAtccataaaatatgtataaatagtTCGATGTAAATAAAGCTACTTACAAAGTTTTAGTATAACATATGTCGACACCATTAGTAAAATAAGTTTTTCTCATCTCTTAGATGCAGACGCATTTTCACACAAATCtatcttttacaaataatatatcaatacaGGATGTTTCATAACTGATTTAATTCTGatgaatacatatttatatcttatatacAGTAGCGTGAAAAGTTTCTGGccagtgacattttgtactctaatttattaaaaaatcacctaataaaatttccataattatcattgttttacCATATTATTTCGTTACCTATATCTTATACTCATAcctgataattatgaaaatttttttaggctgttctttaataatttagagtacaaaatgtcactggccggaaacttttgcactctactgtatatacatattcttTGATGAATTCCAAGTCAATTTGTTgctttagtaaaaaaaaaaaaaaaaaacgattaaacAATCTATAATATTAGAATTATGAATCATTATAAAGAatcaatataaactttttttacaaattataatttattgtaggACAAATAAACACAGCCATTTTTTCAATTGATTTCAactaactaataaaattttaatataagatttcATATTACAACaaagaatctattattaaactTGCAATTGCGAGTTGTGATACATCCTGTATGTATTTATATcctacaatatatgtatacggATACATGTGTTTTAAATATGTGTTGTGTATTTGTGTATGAGTatagataaatatttctatcaaattCTATCACATAATCAAGATAGGAAAAACTGAAAAGCTGCAAaggttatttattaaatttatgagtTAAATACGCAGATGGTATTGTTAggttgaaaattaataataaaccataaaatatgAAAACCTTTCATCAAACtaggattttttaataatattaatataaaaatattaatataattactatatctgtatattcaaatttcataataaaatttatttattattaaagatttggAAATTCGTGAAGTTTAAATTACTACAATAAATTGCCTCATTGATCAAACCCTCGTTACGATGCAAACACAATAGATGcgtgaaataaatttcatttgtaTTAGGCAACGTGACAAAACCATTACATATacatttcttttacaattaatattaaatgatataattgtaatttaacgAAGCATACTCTAAATAGCATCTCGTACGTCACTAAAAAGAAACGATTTTGCAAGAAACGATTTCCTCTCAAAGCAAACAAATTTCCGAACCCTTGTTTACATTACCTACAAAACTAAAATAggtatattacaaaatttgtaacttATTCTAATTTTCACACTTGTGCAAcacaagtttattttattacaagagTATTAATTCACAACAAATGTAAAACAAGACAAAcatcttttgaaaaataaacgtaTCTGTGTTAcctgaaatatttaacaaattaaaaagtatctgttttcttaataaatttttcatagatAATGAAATAAGTATCTTAAATACAATTTGTATATGGACACAACCCTAGCATGGCTGGTTATATCTTCAAATCGAGAATCTTGCATTTATATTCCTTTTatggataaataataattgatccTTGTATGTATGTtgctaattaataaaaatatctttatgtacacgcgcgcccgcgcgcgcgcgcgt
The window above is part of the Solenopsis invicta isolate M01_SB chromosome 8, UNIL_Sinv_3.0, whole genome shotgun sequence genome. Proteins encoded here:
- the LOC113006056 gene encoding dolichyl-diphosphooligosaccharide--protein glycosyltransferase subunit DAD1 yields the protein MVKSIYVSLVLQMLAICSYLSLLSREKFSNIFLSYIISCIKSDMTALTVLYKFSSEYTKNTPKKLKIIDAYLLYVFLTGVIQFVYCCLVGTFPFNSFLSGFISCVSCFILGVCLRLQVNPQNRSQFHGISPERGFADFIFAHIILHIVIMNFIG